One window from the genome of Mucilaginibacter ginsenosidivorans encodes:
- a CDS encoding ABC transporter permease, translating to MIKNYLKVAWRNLIKNKASSAINIGGLAVGMAVVTLIGLWVWDELSFNKYHQNYDHIAQVRTRLIDMRTKETGINNSLQFPMVTELKTNYKENFKHVVTASWDVDNILSAGDKKLSRTGLYMDADAPEMLTLKMIHGSRLGLKDPYSIMLSESTAKAFFGDADPVNQVMKINNKLTVKVTGVYEDLPLNCQFKDLKFLSTTALWIIDNPWIKERAMTDWQNHFLKIYVEINPNTDFATVSHNIKDAELKNLGNLKEQAKQNPQVFLLPMSDWHLHNYKRGQADTGPLQMLWLVSIIGGFVLLLACINFMNLSTARSEKRAKEIGIRKAVGSVRRQLIGQFYCESFLIVLLSFMLSMFLVALSLPWFNDLSGKLVKTPYASPYFWLLSVVFICITSLVAGSYPALYLSSFNPVKVLKGTFRVGRFASIPRKVLVVTQFTVSVALIVSTIIIYRQVQVAKARPVGYTREGLIMIEKKSGDFDGKYDLLRSELKNTGVVSEMSESCGKVTEIASGNGGFTWRGKDPNLQDQFGTLPVTFEYGKTVGWQFVQGRDFSRKFLTDSSGMVINESAARYMGLTNPVGEDISWKFQDQPLKYYKIIGVVKDMVMESPYMPAIPTVFMIKGHIGTNQINVKINPNVSTTVALPKIAAVFRKVIPSAPFEYKFVDQEYAAKFAAEEKVGSLAAVFGGLAIFISCLGLFGLASFIAEQRVKEIGVRKVLGASVMNLWGMLSKDFVLLVIISQIIASPIAYYFMNNWLQHYQYRTNISWWIFALTGTGAIIITLATVSYQSIKAALANPVKSLRSE from the coding sequence ATGATAAAGAATTACCTAAAAGTTGCCTGGCGCAACCTCATCAAAAACAAAGCCTCATCAGCCATCAATATTGGCGGCCTTGCTGTGGGTATGGCGGTAGTAACACTTATTGGCCTTTGGGTTTGGGACGAATTGTCATTCAATAAATACCATCAAAACTACGACCATATTGCACAGGTCAGAACGCGGCTTATTGATATGCGCACCAAAGAGACGGGCATTAACAACTCGCTCCAGTTCCCGATGGTGACCGAGTTGAAGACCAATTACAAAGAGAATTTCAAGCACGTTGTAACGGCTTCCTGGGATGTCGATAATATACTTTCGGCAGGTGACAAAAAACTTTCAAGAACAGGTTTATACATGGACGCCGATGCGCCCGAAATGTTGACGCTGAAAATGATACATGGTTCCAGGTTAGGGCTGAAAGATCCGTATTCTATCATGCTGTCTGAGTCGACCGCCAAAGCATTTTTTGGCGATGCCGACCCGGTAAACCAGGTAATGAAGATCAATAATAAGCTTACCGTTAAAGTTACCGGTGTGTATGAGGATCTGCCACTGAATTGCCAGTTTAAAGACCTCAAATTTCTGTCAACTACAGCCTTATGGATCATTGATAATCCCTGGATAAAAGAGCGTGCTATGACCGACTGGCAGAACCACTTCCTGAAAATTTATGTAGAAATTAATCCGAATACAGATTTTGCAACGGTATCGCACAATATTAAAGACGCTGAACTGAAAAACCTGGGCAATCTGAAGGAGCAGGCTAAACAAAACCCACAGGTTTTCCTGCTGCCCATGAGCGACTGGCACCTGCACAATTACAAGCGAGGCCAGGCAGACACCGGACCGCTCCAGATGCTGTGGCTGGTAAGTATCATCGGAGGTTTTGTGTTATTGCTGGCCTGCATCAATTTTATGAACCTGAGCACGGCCCGGTCCGAAAAACGTGCAAAAGAGATAGGTATTCGCAAAGCAGTGGGATCGGTACGCCGCCAATTGATTGGGCAGTTTTATTGTGAATCATTTTTGATTGTCCTGTTGTCGTTCATGTTGTCAATGTTTTTAGTTGCGCTGTCACTGCCGTGGTTTAATGACCTGTCGGGCAAGTTGGTTAAAACGCCTTATGCAAGCCCTTATTTCTGGCTGTTGAGCGTCGTATTTATTTGCATCACGAGTCTGGTAGCCGGAAGTTATCCTGCGCTGTACCTATCTTCGTTCAATCCGGTAAAAGTATTGAAGGGAACTTTCCGGGTTGGCCGGTTCGCTTCGATACCGCGTAAGGTATTGGTTGTAACGCAATTTACCGTATCTGTAGCGCTCATCGTCAGTACTATCATTATTTACCGCCAGGTGCAGGTAGCCAAAGCCCGCCCGGTTGGCTATACCCGTGAAGGCCTGATCATGATCGAAAAAAAATCAGGTGATTTTGATGGTAAGTACGATCTGCTTCGGTCAGAGTTAAAAAATACCGGCGTTGTTTCCGAAATGTCCGAATCGTGCGGAAAAGTTACCGAAATAGCATCGGGCAATGGTGGTTTTACCTGGCGCGGCAAGGACCCAAACCTGCAGGACCAGTTTGGCACGCTGCCCGTAACCTTTGAATACGGCAAAACAGTTGGCTGGCAATTTGTGCAGGGTCGCGATTTTTCAAGGAAATTCCTTACCGACTCATCAGGCATGGTGATTAATGAATCGGCTGCCAGGTATATGGGGCTGACAAACCCGGTGGGCGAAGATATAAGTTGGAAGTTCCAGGATCAACCGTTAAAATATTATAAAATAATCGGCGTGGTTAAGGATATGGTAATGGAATCGCCCTATATGCCCGCAATCCCCACTGTTTTTATGATCAAAGGCCACATAGGTACTAACCAGATTAATGTCAAAATAAATCCCAATGTAAGCACCACCGTGGCCTTGCCAAAAATAGCAGCCGTTTTCAGGAAGGTAATCCCTTCGGCGCCGTTCGAATACAAGTTCGTCGACCAGGAATACGCTGCTAAATTTGCCGCCGAGGAAAAAGTAGGCAGCCTCGCCGCGGTTTTTGGCGGGCTTGCCATTTTCATTTCATGCCTTGGTTTGTTTGGTTTGGCCTCCTTTATAGCCGAGCAGCGGGTTAAGGAAATAGGTGTGCGCAAAGTACTGGGCGCATCGGTGATGAATCTATGGGGAATGCTATCGAAGGATTTTGTACTGCTGGTTATTATATCTCAGATCATCGCCTCGCCTATTGCTTATTATTTCATGAACAACTGGCTGCAGCATTATCAATACCGAACCAATATATCCTGGTGGATATTTGCCCTTACCGGCACGGGAGCTATCATCATAACGCTGGCAACCGTAAGCTACCAAAGCATAAAAGCCGCGTTGGCCAACCCGGTGAAGAGTTTGCGGAGCGAGTGA